A DNA window from Christiangramia salexigens contains the following coding sequences:
- the rimK gene encoding 30S ribosomal protein S6--L-glutamate ligase: MKIRILSRNSRLYSTKRLIEAAKKRNHEVEVIDPVKCDLIIEKKKPSIYYRDHFLDDTDAIIPRIGASITFYGTAVVRQFEMMGTFTTTESQALVRSRDKLRSLQILSRARLGLPKTVFTNYSKDVSEILEHVGGAPVIIKLLEGTQGLGVVLAETQNAAESVIEAFNGLQARVIVQEFIKEAGGADIRAFVVDGQVVGAMKRQGKEGEFRSNLHRGGSASVIQLTDEEENAAIKAAKAMALGVAGVDMLQSSRGPLILEVNSSPGLEGIEAATGKDIAKTIIRYIERNV, from the coding sequence ATGAAAATAAGAATTCTATCCAGGAATAGCAGGCTTTATTCAACTAAAAGGTTGATCGAAGCTGCTAAGAAAAGAAATCATGAAGTAGAGGTGATAGACCCTGTGAAATGTGATCTAATAATTGAAAAAAAGAAACCTTCGATTTACTACAGAGATCATTTTCTTGACGATACCGATGCGATAATCCCAAGGATAGGAGCTTCCATTACTTTTTATGGAACCGCAGTAGTGCGCCAATTCGAGATGATGGGTACTTTTACGACCACAGAATCGCAGGCATTGGTTAGAAGTCGTGATAAACTTAGAAGTTTACAGATCCTTTCCCGGGCAAGATTAGGTCTTCCAAAGACTGTATTTACTAATTATTCTAAAGATGTTTCCGAAATTTTGGAACATGTTGGAGGTGCCCCGGTAATCATTAAACTATTAGAAGGAACTCAGGGTCTTGGAGTTGTACTTGCCGAAACTCAAAATGCAGCCGAATCTGTGATCGAGGCTTTTAACGGATTACAGGCACGAGTGATCGTTCAGGAGTTCATCAAGGAAGCCGGTGGGGCAGATATCAGAGCATTCGTGGTAGATGGACAGGTAGTTGGCGCCATGAAAAGACAGGGAAAAGAAGGAGAATTCAGGTCTAACTTACATCGCGGAGGATCTGCCTCTGTGATTCAATTAACCGATGAAGAGGAAAATGCAGCCATAAAAGCCGCAAAGGCTATGGCCCTGGGAGTTGCCGGAGTAGATATGCTTCAAAGTAGCCGGGGACCGCTAATTCTGGAAGTGAATAGTTCGCCGGGGCTTGAAGGGATAGAAGCAGCTACAGGAAAAGATATTGCCAAAACCATTATAAGATACATTGAAAGAAACGTATAA
- a CDS encoding patatin-like phospholipase family protein: MQKYFALIFLFTSLLAFSQKKDEPKVGLVLSGGGAKGLAHIGALKVLEEAGVRIDYIGGSSMGAIIGGLYASGYSAHELDSIFHATNFNILIQDNLPRSAKTFYEKEDTEKYALSLPFEKFKISFPSGLSKGQNIYNLMSRLTMHVTEVDDFSKLPIPFFCIAADIETGEEVILDSGSLAKAVSASGAIPSLFSPVKIDDRLLTDGGVANNYPVEELRKRGAEIIIGVDVQDSLIARDNLRSVFDILTQINNFRTIEDMKEKKPLTDIYIKPDISRFSVLSFDDGDGIIKSGDVAARKNLEEIRELAARQTPREKIKIPAIGSFNITGLKLEGNNDYPRSYILGKLKLKFNEPYDFEKLKIGLNNLSATGNFDKINYQLLKTEKKGDYTLAMQIKESSNKTYLRLGLHYDELYQSGALVNLTKKSTLLANDALSIDVIVGDKLRYNFDYYIDKGYYWSIGLRSRYNNFDKDVKFDFARENGGLDDIGGVREIEIDYKDFTNQFYLQTLFKQVFSFGLGAEHKYLKIASSTINNTSGMRSNVFEDNHYYSTFGYLKYDSYDNKYFPRKGVYFNGDFHLYLFSSEDNADFAQFSIAKGKIGYATPLSEKLVTRFSTDTGFKIGNDNINVFDFFLGGYGNNLINNFVPFYGYDFISLSGDSYIRALLEFDYELLPNNHIIGSANIANVENRLFTTGNWLSLPDYSGYAIGYGLDTFMGPLEMKYTYSPEVKDSYWFFSLGFWF; encoded by the coding sequence ATGCAGAAATACTTCGCATTAATTTTTTTATTCACTTCCCTGTTGGCTTTTTCTCAAAAAAAGGATGAGCCAAAAGTTGGTTTGGTGCTTAGTGGTGGTGGAGCTAAGGGGTTAGCGCATATAGGCGCACTCAAGGTTCTGGAGGAAGCCGGGGTGCGGATAGATTATATCGGAGGGTCCAGCATGGGAGCAATTATAGGAGGATTGTATGCCTCAGGGTATAGCGCTCATGAGCTCGATTCAATTTTTCACGCTACTAATTTCAATATCCTTATTCAGGATAATTTGCCCAGAAGCGCAAAGACATTTTATGAGAAAGAGGATACCGAAAAATATGCATTAAGTCTTCCTTTCGAGAAATTTAAAATAAGTTTTCCTTCAGGCCTGTCCAAGGGTCAGAATATCTATAATCTCATGTCTCGACTTACGATGCATGTAACCGAAGTGGATGATTTCAGCAAGCTACCTATTCCATTTTTTTGTATCGCTGCAGATATCGAAACGGGTGAAGAAGTGATCCTGGATAGTGGATCTCTCGCCAAAGCTGTTTCTGCCAGTGGTGCTATTCCCTCATTATTTAGTCCGGTGAAAATCGATGACCGGTTACTTACCGATGGTGGGGTTGCCAATAATTATCCGGTAGAAGAGCTAAGAAAACGAGGGGCCGAGATTATAATTGGTGTGGATGTTCAGGACAGTTTGATCGCACGGGATAACCTTAGAAGTGTTTTTGATATCCTTACCCAGATCAACAATTTCAGGACTATCGAGGATATGAAGGAAAAAAAGCCTTTAACCGATATCTATATTAAACCGGATATTTCACGGTTTTCGGTACTTTCCTTTGATGATGGTGATGGTATAATTAAATCGGGAGACGTGGCCGCAAGGAAAAACCTGGAAGAGATCCGGGAACTCGCTGCAAGGCAAACGCCTCGGGAAAAAATAAAGATCCCTGCAATTGGAAGTTTCAATATTACCGGCTTAAAGCTTGAGGGTAATAATGATTATCCTAGATCCTATATTTTGGGTAAACTTAAGCTGAAGTTCAATGAACCATATGATTTTGAAAAACTGAAAATTGGCTTAAATAACCTTTCCGCTACAGGTAACTTTGATAAGATCAATTATCAATTGCTTAAGACTGAAAAAAAAGGTGATTATACGCTAGCCATGCAGATCAAGGAAAGCAGTAATAAGACCTATCTCAGGCTTGGTCTTCATTATGATGAGCTCTATCAAAGTGGTGCTCTGGTGAATCTTACTAAAAAAAGTACGCTGTTAGCCAATGATGCACTTTCAATAGATGTGATTGTTGGGGATAAACTGAGGTATAATTTCGACTACTATATTGACAAAGGTTACTATTGGAGTATAGGCTTAAGGTCCCGATATAATAATTTTGACAAGGATGTTAAATTTGATTTTGCCAGAGAAAACGGAGGTTTGGATGATATAGGAGGGGTTCGTGAGATTGAGATCGATTATAAGGATTTTACGAATCAGTTTTACCTGCAAACGCTGTTCAAACAAGTATTTTCTTTTGGGTTGGGAGCAGAACATAAATATCTTAAGATCGCATCTTCCACCATTAATAATACCTCGGGAATGCGCAGTAATGTTTTTGAAGATAATCATTATTATAGCACTTTTGGGTATTTGAAATATGACTCCTATGACAATAAATATTTTCCGAGAAAAGGGGTTTATTTTAATGGCGACTTTCACCTATATCTGTTTTCTTCTGAGGATAATGCAGACTTTGCCCAATTTTCAATTGCCAAAGGAAAAATTGGATATGCAACTCCATTAAGCGAAAAACTGGTGACCCGGTTCTCGACCGATACGGGTTTTAAAATAGGAAATGATAATATCAATGTCTTTGATTTTTTTCTCGGGGGCTATGGTAATAACCTGATCAATAATTTTGTACCATTCTATGGATATGACTTTATAAGTCTTTCCGGAGATAGTTATATCCGGGCCTTATTGGAATTTGATTATGAGTTGCTGCCAAATAATCATATAATTGGCAGCGCTAATATCGCCAATGTGGAAAACAGGTTGTTCACAACCGGTAATTGGTTGAGTTTGCCTGATTATAGCGGTTACGCGATTGGGTATGGACTGGACACTTTTATGGGTCCTTTGGAAATGAAATATACTTATTCCCCTGAAGTAAAAGATAGTTACTGGTTTTTTAGTTTAGGTTTTTGGTTTTAG
- the uvrC gene encoding excinuclease ABC subunit UvrC, whose product MEKPALEVQLKTLPNSPGVYQYFDKNGKILYVGKAKNLKKRVTSYFTKRHDSHRIGVMVKKIHEIRHIVVESETDALLLENNLIKKHQPRFNVMLKDDKTYPWICIKNERFPRVFPTRRLIKDGSEYYGPFTSFKTVNTLLDLIKGLYKLRTCNYDLAHDKIRDGKYKVCLEYHLGNCEGPCEDFQAEEDYNRNIEAIRQIVKGNFKDSLQQFRNQMKEHAENMEFEDAQRIKNKIEVLENYQSKSTVVNPKINNVDVFSIVTDEGYGYVNFLQLSHGAIIRSHTIEMKKKLDESDEELLELAITEIRQRFNSTSREIYVPIKIDAGENIKVIVPKLGDKKKIVELSERNAKYFRQERFKQMKIVDPDRHVKRVMAQMKEDLRLNEEPRHIECFDNSNIQGSNPVAACVVFKNGKPSKKDYRKFNIKTVEGPDDFASMEEVVFRRYRRLLNEGEDLPQLIIVDGGKGQLSSGVKALETLGLRGKIPIIGIAKRLEEIFYPGDSIPLYLDKKSESLKVIQQLRNEAHRFGITFHRNKRSKTALNTELEEIIGIGEKTIVELLKNFRSLKRVKEASLKELTEVIGASKAGIIYNHYHKE is encoded by the coding sequence ATGGAAAAACCTGCCCTGGAAGTACAATTAAAAACCTTGCCCAATAGCCCCGGGGTATATCAATACTTCGATAAGAATGGAAAAATTCTCTATGTTGGGAAGGCAAAGAATCTCAAGAAGAGGGTTACTTCATATTTCACTAAACGTCATGACAGCCATCGTATAGGAGTGATGGTTAAAAAGATCCATGAGATTAGGCATATCGTAGTGGAATCTGAAACCGATGCCCTGCTGCTGGAAAACAATCTGATAAAAAAACACCAGCCTCGTTTTAACGTAATGCTTAAGGATGATAAGACCTATCCCTGGATCTGCATTAAGAACGAGAGGTTTCCAAGGGTGTTTCCAACCCGTAGATTAATCAAGGATGGGAGCGAATATTATGGCCCATTTACCAGTTTTAAAACTGTAAATACTCTTTTAGACCTTATAAAAGGCTTGTATAAATTAAGAACCTGCAATTATGATCTCGCTCACGATAAGATACGCGACGGGAAATATAAGGTTTGTCTTGAATATCATCTTGGGAATTGTGAAGGGCCTTGTGAAGACTTTCAGGCGGAAGAAGATTATAACCGAAATATCGAGGCGATAAGACAGATCGTTAAAGGAAACTTTAAGGATTCCCTGCAGCAATTTCGCAATCAGATGAAAGAGCATGCTGAAAATATGGAATTTGAAGATGCTCAGCGCATCAAGAATAAGATAGAGGTGCTCGAGAACTACCAGTCCAAGTCCACAGTGGTTAATCCAAAGATCAATAATGTAGACGTTTTTTCTATAGTTACAGATGAAGGCTACGGCTATGTGAACTTTCTACAGTTGTCTCATGGTGCGATCATAAGATCTCATACCATAGAAATGAAAAAGAAACTTGATGAAAGTGATGAGGAATTACTGGAGCTGGCCATAACAGAAATAAGGCAGAGGTTTAATTCCACTTCGCGGGAGATCTATGTTCCTATAAAGATAGATGCCGGAGAAAATATTAAGGTCATTGTTCCAAAGTTGGGAGATAAGAAAAAGATCGTAGAACTTTCTGAGCGCAACGCAAAATACTTCCGTCAGGAAAGGTTCAAGCAGATGAAGATCGTAGACCCAGACCGTCATGTAAAACGGGTTATGGCGCAAATGAAGGAGGATCTTAGATTGAATGAAGAACCAAGGCATATAGAGTGTTTTGACAATTCCAACATTCAGGGGAGTAATCCGGTAGCAGCCTGTGTCGTTTTTAAGAACGGAAAACCTAGTAAGAAAGATTATCGTAAATTTAATATCAAGACCGTAGAAGGACCAGATGATTTTGCATCCATGGAAGAGGTGGTGTTTAGGCGCTATCGCAGATTGCTGAATGAGGGAGAAGACCTGCCGCAGTTGATTATTGTAGATGGCGGGAAAGGGCAGCTTTCAAGTGGAGTTAAGGCTCTGGAAACATTAGGTTTACGTGGTAAGATCCCAATTATAGGCATAGCAAAAAGACTTGAAGAGATATTTTACCCTGGAGATTCCATTCCATTGTATCTGGATAAAAAATCCGAAAGCCTTAAGGTGATACAGCAGCTTCGTAATGAAGCGCACAGATTTGGGATAACATTTCATAGAAATAAAAGAAGTAAAACAGCGTTAAACACTGAGCTTGAGGAAATTATCGGAATAGGTGAAAAAACGATTGTAGAACTGCTGAAGAATTTTAGGTCTTTAAAGAGGGTTAAGGAGGCGAGCCTTAAAGAACTTACGGAGGTAATAGGAGCTTCTAAGGCTGGAATTATATATAATCATTATCATAAAGAATAA
- the hppD gene encoding 4-hydroxyphenylpyruvate dioxygenase has translation MAKDSTSLNLEKVVPEADDFLPILGTDFVELYVGNAKQAAYYYQQAWGFQPVAYAGLETGKKDSVSYVLQQGKIRIVLTSPLEAGGEINAHIEKHGDGVKFVALWVDDARKSYEETTKRGAKSYVEPYELEDDNGKAVISGIHTYGETVHLFVERGEYKGPFLPGYRAYDTKTKAPETGLKFIDHMVGNVGWNEMNKWVEFYAQVMGFAQLVSFDDKDISTDYTALMSKVMSNGNGRIKFPINEPAEGKKKSQIEEYIDFYNGAGVQHIALATDNIIETVTALRDRGVEFLYVPETYYDDLLDRVGEIDEDLEPLKELGVLVDRDDEGYLLQIFTKPVLDRPTMFFEIIQRKGAQSFGKGNFKALFEAIEREQDLRGTLN, from the coding sequence ATGGCTAAAGATAGCACATCATTAAATTTAGAAAAAGTTGTTCCGGAAGCAGATGATTTTTTACCGATTCTGGGAACCGATTTTGTAGAGCTTTATGTAGGTAACGCCAAGCAGGCTGCATATTATTACCAACAGGCCTGGGGATTCCAGCCTGTGGCTTATGCAGGTCTTGAAACTGGAAAGAAGGACAGTGTGTCTTATGTACTTCAGCAAGGTAAGATCAGGATCGTTTTAACTTCTCCGCTTGAGGCTGGGGGAGAGATAAACGCCCATATAGAAAAACATGGGGACGGGGTAAAATTCGTTGCTCTGTGGGTGGATGATGCAAGAAAAAGCTACGAAGAAACCACAAAAAGAGGGGCCAAATCTTATGTTGAACCTTATGAATTAGAAGATGATAATGGGAAAGCCGTTATTTCGGGAATTCATACTTATGGTGAAACCGTTCACCTTTTTGTTGAAAGAGGTGAGTATAAAGGACCATTCTTACCTGGCTATCGTGCTTATGACACCAAAACAAAAGCACCAGAAACCGGCTTGAAATTTATTGACCATATGGTTGGTAATGTAGGCTGGAATGAAATGAATAAGTGGGTTGAATTCTATGCTCAGGTAATGGGATTCGCGCAATTGGTTTCTTTTGATGATAAAGATATTTCCACAGATTACACTGCACTTATGAGTAAGGTGATGAGTAATGGTAATGGAAGGATTAAATTCCCAATTAACGAACCAGCAGAAGGAAAGAAAAAATCTCAGATCGAGGAATACATTGATTTTTATAATGGAGCCGGGGTTCAACACATTGCCCTTGCAACAGATAATATCATTGAAACTGTAACAGCTCTTCGCGATCGTGGAGTGGAATTCCTTTATGTGCCGGAAACATATTATGATGATCTTCTGGACAGGGTAGGAGAGATCGACGAAGATCTTGAGCCTTTAAAAGAATTAGGAGTTTTGGTAGACAGAGATGATGAAGGTTATCTTTTACAGATCTTTACAAAACCTGTTCTAGACAGACCAACTATGTTTTTCGAGATAATCCAAAGAAAAGGAGCTCAATCTTTTGGGAAAGGGAACTTTAAGGCTCTCTTTGAGGCAATTGAGAGAGAACAGGATTTACGAGGAACGCTGAATTAA
- a CDS encoding homogentisate 1,2-dioxygenase — protein sequence MPFYHKLGKIPHKRHTVFKKPDGSLYYEQLFGTIGFDGMSSNLYHEHRPTQVKEIKGSYDVTPKVAIENNLKSYRFKGFQVTPHPDYLKSRKPVLTNADCDIILASPQGSTEDYFYKNADADELIFIHKGTGKLRTHLGNLDFKYGDYLLIPRGTIYKLDFDDEDNRLFIVESRRPIYTPKRYRNWFGQLLEHSPFCERDLRQPYELETNDEKGDFLIKIKKQGRIFDMVYATHPFDVVGYDGYNYPYAFSIHDFEPITGRIHQPPPVHQTFETDAFVVCSFCPRKYDYHPESIPAPYSHSNIDSDEVLYYVDGDFMSRNDIEAGHISLHPAGIPHGPHPGAVERSIGQVETEELAVMVDTFKPLKVTEDAMEIADDTYHKSWLEEEDRK from the coding sequence ATGCCTTTTTATCATAAGCTTGGTAAAATACCTCATAAAAGACATACGGTTTTTAAAAAACCAGACGGAAGCCTTTATTACGAACAGTTATTCGGAACCATTGGCTTCGATGGAATGTCTTCCAATCTATACCACGAACACAGACCAACTCAGGTTAAGGAGATCAAGGGAAGTTACGATGTGACTCCTAAAGTGGCGATAGAAAATAACTTGAAATCTTACAGATTCAAAGGATTTCAGGTTACTCCTCATCCGGACTATCTTAAAAGTAGAAAGCCGGTGCTAACAAATGCAGACTGCGATATTATCCTCGCTTCCCCTCAGGGGTCAACAGAGGATTATTTTTACAAAAATGCAGACGCAGATGAATTGATCTTTATTCATAAAGGGACAGGAAAGCTGCGTACACATTTGGGGAATCTGGACTTTAAATATGGTGATTACCTTTTAATTCCTAGGGGTACCATTTATAAACTGGATTTTGATGATGAGGATAACAGACTGTTCATCGTAGAATCCCGTAGACCAATATATACTCCAAAAAGATATAGAAACTGGTTTGGGCAGCTGCTGGAGCATTCACCGTTTTGCGAACGTGATCTGCGCCAGCCATACGAGCTTGAAACCAATGATGAAAAAGGAGATTTCCTGATTAAAATTAAAAAACAGGGAAGGATCTTCGATATGGTCTATGCTACTCACCCTTTTGATGTGGTGGGGTATGATGGATATAATTATCCATATGCATTTTCCATTCATGACTTTGAACCTATAACCGGAAGAATTCATCAACCACCACCGGTGCATCAAACCTTTGAAACCGATGCTTTTGTGGTTTGTAGTTTCTGTCCGCGTAAGTATGATTATCATCCGGAAAGTATCCCGGCCCCTTATAGTCATAGTAATATAGACAGCGACGAGGTGCTCTATTATGTAGACGGTGATTTTATGAGTCGTAATGATATCGAGGCGGGTCATATTTCTCTGCATCCGGCCGGTATTCCTCATGGCCCGCATCCGGGCGCTGTAGAAAGAAGTATTGGTCAGGTAGAGACCGAAGAGCTTGCGGTAATGGTGGATACATTCAAACCATTAAAAGTAACCGAAGATGCTATGGAAATAGCAGACGATACCTACCATAAATCATGGTTGGAGGAAGAAGATAGAAAATAA
- a CDS encoding ATP-dependent zinc protease — MEKIVIGRFDKADFPALKLNDIAVKIDTGAYTSSIHCENIIEKDNVLHCTFFDEEHPHYNGKKFEFEDYDIVFVRSSNGLIQKRYQVQSNIKLFGKVFKISLSLSDRQEMRFPVLIGRKFLTKKFIVDTELIDVSFNKKLNENKNSIQE; from the coding sequence ATGGAGAAGATCGTAATAGGAAGGTTTGACAAGGCAGATTTTCCCGCCCTAAAACTTAACGATATCGCTGTTAAAATTGATACGGGTGCCTATACCTCTTCGATACATTGCGAAAATATCATAGAAAAAGATAATGTGCTTCACTGCACCTTTTTTGATGAGGAGCACCCACATTACAACGGAAAGAAATTTGAATTTGAAGATTACGATATAGTTTTTGTTCGAAGCAGCAACGGTTTAATACAAAAACGCTATCAGGTACAATCCAATATTAAATTATTCGGAAAGGTATTCAAGATCTCACTCTCCCTTTCAGACCGGCAGGAAATGAGGTTTCCTGTATTAATTGGCAGAAAATTTTTAACAAAGAAATTTATAGTAGACACAGAACTTATAGATGTGTCTTTCAATAAGAAATTAAATGAAAATAAGAATTCTATCCAGGAATAG
- a CDS encoding tryptophan 2,3-dioxygenase family protein: MDIKPEIAERILKLEEKFKNSGQDMGSYLDGLLYDRYLSYWDYINVDTLLSLQKTNTHFPDEKIFITYHQITELYFKLIIHEQKQIIDEEELTAEFFTEKLSRINRYFRILIDSFDVMIKGMDREQFLKFRMALLPASGFQSAQFRMIELYATPMENLVSSKIRDEFSKDNSLEELYENIYWKKGGIDLKTGEKTLTLKQFEYRYTPRFMRIAQEVKNKTIYHRYLDLPETERSNEELIKAMRNLDVNVNVNWLLMHMGAAYRYLSKDKQTVKATGGTNWKEFLPPSFQKISFFPKLWSSQELEDWGKQWVNHTFNTEKQKG, translated from the coding sequence ATGGACATAAAGCCCGAAATCGCCGAACGAATATTGAAACTGGAAGAGAAATTCAAGAATTCGGGTCAGGACATGGGATCTTACCTTGACGGTCTTTTATACGATCGTTATTTGTCTTATTGGGATTATATTAATGTAGATACCCTATTAAGCCTTCAAAAAACAAATACTCATTTTCCTGATGAAAAGATCTTCATCACCTATCATCAAATAACCGAGCTTTATTTTAAGCTCATTATACATGAGCAGAAGCAGATCATAGATGAAGAGGAGCTTACAGCGGAATTCTTTACGGAAAAACTTTCTCGTATTAACCGGTACTTCAGAATACTAATCGATTCTTTTGATGTGATGATCAAAGGAATGGACAGGGAGCAGTTTCTCAAATTTAGAATGGCGCTATTGCCGGCCAGTGGTTTTCAGTCTGCGCAATTTCGAATGATAGAGCTTTATGCTACTCCAATGGAGAATCTGGTGTCTTCGAAGATTAGAGACGAGTTTTCTAAAGACAACTCACTGGAGGAACTTTATGAGAATATCTACTGGAAAAAAGGTGGTATAGACCTGAAAACCGGAGAAAAAACGCTTACCCTAAAGCAGTTTGAATACAGGTATACGCCAAGGTTCATGCGAATTGCCCAAGAAGTTAAAAATAAGACGATATATCATCGTTATCTCGATCTTCCGGAAACAGAGAGAAGCAATGAAGAGCTTATTAAAGCAATGCGAAATCTGGATGTTAATGTAAATGTTAACTGGTTGCTTATGCATATGGGTGCTGCCTATCGTTATTTAAGTAAGGATAAGCAAACGGTAAAGGCAACAGGGGGTACTAACTGGAAAGAATTCCTTCCTCCTTCCTTTCAAAAAATATCTTTTTTCCCTAAATTATGGAGTTCACAAGAATTAGAAGATTGGGGAAAACAATGGGTTAATCACACGTTTAATACAGAAAAACAAAAAGGATAA
- a CDS encoding peptidoglycan DD-metalloendopeptidase family protein, which yields MKKLGLLLMMALALIACNDEEKDQAVNEVKKKELPPLEKEYGFVLNDFKVLRDTIKSGDSFGYIMDKNGVDHGKVYEISQKVKDTFNPARIVAGKKYMILKAKDSAQTPKYFIYENNKIDYTVVALGDSIYAEKRKRPVTVKRREISGVVTSSLSEAMQDQGLSNLLVYELSNIYQWSIDFFKLQKGDQFKMVYHEKYIEDTIFAGIEKVDAAVFKHSDKPFYAFNYLSDSISGKPSFYDDEAKALQSFFLKAPLNYSRISSRFTRRRFHPVQKRWKAHLGTDYAAPHGTPIVSTANGTVIASSYTSGNGNYVKVKHNGKYTTQYLHMTKRAVRTGQVVKQGDVIGYVGSTGLATGPHVCYRFWVNGRQVDPYRQNLPSAKHIEEDLKDEYFAYIKPLKKELDQIPYKNI from the coding sequence TTGAAAAAACTAGGTTTACTTTTAATGATGGCGCTGGCATTAATTGCCTGCAATGACGAGGAAAAAGACCAGGCAGTTAATGAGGTGAAGAAAAAGGAGCTGCCGCCTTTGGAAAAAGAGTATGGTTTTGTGCTTAACGATTTTAAAGTTCTTAGAGATACCATAAAATCTGGCGATAGTTTTGGGTATATCATGGATAAAAATGGTGTAGACCACGGAAAGGTGTACGAAATTTCTCAAAAAGTAAAGGATACTTTTAATCCTGCACGAATTGTTGCCGGAAAAAAATATATGATCCTAAAAGCGAAGGATTCAGCCCAGACGCCTAAGTATTTTATTTACGAGAATAATAAAATTGATTACACCGTTGTAGCTCTTGGAGACAGCATATATGCCGAAAAGCGTAAAAGACCAGTTACGGTGAAGAGGAGAGAGATATCTGGTGTAGTAACCTCTTCTTTGTCTGAAGCGATGCAGGATCAGGGCTTAAGTAATTTATTGGTCTATGAGCTCTCCAATATTTATCAATGGAGTATAGACTTCTTTAAACTTCAAAAAGGAGACCAGTTTAAAATGGTCTATCATGAGAAATATATTGAAGACACCATTTTTGCTGGTATAGAAAAAGTAGACGCGGCAGTGTTTAAGCATTCCGATAAACCTTTTTATGCATTTAATTATCTAAGCGATAGTATTTCGGGTAAACCAAGTTTTTATGATGATGAGGCAAAGGCTTTGCAAAGCTTTTTTCTGAAGGCTCCCCTTAATTATTCCCGTATATCGTCAAGGTTTACCAGAAGACGTTTTCATCCGGTTCAAAAGAGATGGAAAGCTCACCTGGGGACAGATTATGCCGCTCCACATGGAACTCCAATTGTAAGTACGGCTAACGGTACCGTGATCGCCTCAAGCTATACTTCGGGAAATGGTAATTATGTTAAGGTAAAACATAACGGAAAGTATACAACTCAGTACCTGCATATGACTAAAAGAGCTGTTAGAACTGGCCAGGTTGTTAAACAGGGAGATGTAATTGGATATGTAGGTAGCACCGGTTTAGCTACCGGCCCACATGTTTGTTACAGATTCTGGGTAAATGGAAGACAGGTTGACCCGTATCGTCAAAACCTGCCATCTGCAAAACATATCGAAGAAGATCTTAAAGATGAGTATTTCGCTTATATCAAGCCACTAAAGAAAGAATTAGATCAAATTCCCTATAAAAATATTTAA
- a CDS encoding DUF3108 domain-containing protein, which produces MKRSFTISLALIFFTSLNLFSQSAYAEGEWFKFRIHYGMFNASYATLQVEESVLNNKPVYHVKGVGKSTGLLSLFFKVDDDYQTYIDTETGKPYKFIRKINEGGYTKDLEIDFDHKKNKAYVFNRKHNTRRTFSTPNNVHDMLSAFYYIRNQIDADNLKIGDDMKLNMFIDDENMDFKLVFLGREVIKTKFGKVATLKFRPYVMAGRVFKEKESLTFWISDDKNKIPVKIEADLAVGSLDADLEAYKGLKHQFKIIMN; this is translated from the coding sequence ATGAAAAGATCATTTACAATTAGCCTAGCACTCATATTTTTTACCTCCTTGAATTTGTTTTCTCAAAGTGCTTATGCAGAAGGGGAGTGGTTTAAATTCCGTATTCACTATGGTATGTTCAATGCCAGTTATGCAACCTTGCAGGTGGAGGAATCTGTATTAAATAATAAACCGGTTTATCATGTAAAAGGTGTGGGTAAGTCTACAGGTTTGCTGAGCCTCTTTTTTAAAGTAGACGACGATTACCAAACCTATATTGATACGGAAACCGGAAAGCCTTATAAATTTATCAGAAAGATCAACGAGGGAGGTTATACAAAAGACCTGGAAATAGACTTTGATCATAAAAAGAATAAGGCATATGTTTTTAACCGTAAACACAATACCCGACGAACTTTTTCTACACCGAATAATGTCCACGATATGTTATCGGCATTTTATTATATTCGCAACCAAATTGACGCAGATAACCTCAAGATAGGGGATGATATGAAGCTTAACATGTTCATAGATGATGAGAATATGGATTTTAAGCTGGTATTTCTTGGAAGAGAGGTTATTAAGACCAAATTTGGAAAGGTGGCTACCTTGAAGTTCAGGCCGTATGTAATGGCTGGTAGAGTTTTCAAGGAAAAAGAAAGCCTTACATTTTGGATAAGCGACGATAAAAATAAGATTCCGGTGAAGATCGAGGCCGATCTCGCCGTGGGTTCGCTGGATGCTGATCTTGAAGCATACAAAGGCCTGAAACATCAGTTTAAGATTATAATGAATTAG